The Methylomonas montana DNA window CATTTCTTCAGCAAATAATACGGTTTGCCAAGGTGTCCAAACGATACCATCCAAAGCCTCCCAATCGGCACGACCTACGACTTCTTTGGCTTCACCGGTTTGCAAATCAACCACGGAAACCGCACCGCCGCTGCTTCCGTCGATGCGGGCAGAGTTGCCAGCAACAGTCGCGCTATCTGGGCGCACTTCATGCGTGCGGTACAGGTAGCGGCCTGCTTGTTTGCCTGTCTCGTTGACAGTGTTCATGTCATTCCAGTCATGAGCAGAATAGATGTTCAGGTCGCTTTCGTCAGAAACGATGGACTGGGTAAAGCCTGCTGGAATAACCCAGGGTTGGCTGTTCAGGATGGACGCATCGGTGGTTACTTGAGCATATGCGGAAGCGCCGATCGGATCAAAGCCCATAGGACCATTAACGATGGTCGATTCAGCATAAGCCGCGCCCGACAGCATGGCGGCTACAGCAACAGCCATCGCTTTTTTGTTTAACACTGACATTTTTCAAACTCCGAAATTGAATTGATCATCTAGTAAGGCGCCACTCATTAGAAATAATGGCTGACCTAATCACATCTGCCCTTCGCAAGGCAGGCTCATTGTTGACAATCAATATGAAAATTAAATGACAGATCGGTGACGTTTTGATAAACGCAGAATAGCGAGGGTTGTTGATGTCGGTCTCAAGCAAAATCCATACGAACGGCGACTTAAGCGGCGCTCAAGAAACTCTAATCGTCGACGCAAAAACACAGTTCTAGGTACTAATTTTCCCGGGGTCTCGCCTTCGACGGACTAGCGGGTCCGTTTTCGTCAGAGACCCGCTAGCTTTCAATGGATTAAGTTTTCACCGCTTTTGAAATTGACGGATTCTGCCGCTTTAATGGCGATGACTCTGTCCACCCTTGATTTTAGGCAGTATGGATTTGATGAAAGCGTCGTTTTCCTTATCGCCAATGTCAGCAAAATCGGTATAGGCGTAATCACCGGAGCGCCGATACGGCCAGGGCGATTGCGCCAACGGGTAAAGCGCGACGATGCGGGTGGTCAGGGTATGGCCGTGTTCGCTGCGTTTGATCAGCGCCGGCAATTGCTCGCGCGCCAACCAGCTGACTTCCATGACATCGTCCGGCGAACGGCTTTTATAGAGCAGCGCTGGACGACCGAGCGCCTCTTCCCGCCTATCGGCCAGCAATGGCGCGATCGTCGCTTGATTCAGTAAAGTCGAGATTGCCCGCCAATCCGGCTCGGCGCCGATGGCTTTCAAGTCGCCAGGCAGGTAATCGATGACTTGGCGTTGGTTATGAAACACCTGTTGGTAGGCAACCGTACCGGCCGATTTGGACCAGATTTCGCCGCTGTCGTCGTGCAAATTATGGGTTTCGACGTAATCGGCCGCACGCCAGAAGCGCCAACGATAACTACGAGCCGGTTCATCGCCATGGCCATCGGTTTCGACGGTGGTTTCAAACTCCGCCGCCAAGGCCGGCAATTGTTGCAGCACTTGAATTTGCAAAGGCTGGGCAGGCTGACTCGAACAGCCGCTCAATACCCACAACACGATAGGAATTAGCAATAATTTTTTGAACATCATTACTCCGGAAACAAGAAGAGACACCCGCAGGCGGCTCCAGTCGTCAATCGCATCATGTATTAGCGGCCGGCTTTAAACTTCAAGGCATGCGCCATCACCTGATAGATATAGCTTTGTTCCTGCACGCCATGAAATAGATGCGCTTTGGGACCGAAAGCGAAAATGGCCACATCTTCGGCTGCATGAGTTTCGAGAGCCAGCGGCACCGCGGCTTCCTGCAGAAAATCGGGATGCGCGGTATCGACCATGCTCAGATCGGGTCTGCCGTTCGCTCCGCGATAACCGGGGCCGTTAGCGTATCCCAAGGTCGCGTAAGGCAGACCGTTACTGTCCTTGGCCAAACCCGCCTCACCGGCTTGTTTCACCAACCCCATGATCGGGTTACCGCGTTGCGGATAGCCGGCAATGGTAAAGGTATGACTATGGTCGGCGGTGACGACGATCAGGGTGTCTTTAGGATTAGTTTTTTCCAATGCTTTGCGCACCGCATTGGATAATTCCACAGCCTCGGTCAAGGCCCGGTATGCGTTACCGGCGTGATGGGCATGATCGATACGGCCAGCTTCCACCATCAGCAGATAACCTTTTTTGTTTTTCGACAGAATATCGATGGCTTTTTCGGTCATTTCGGTCAACGACGGCTCGCCGCCTTTATCGCTGAGCCTATCGTGTTCGTATTCCATATGCGACCGCTCGAACAAGCCTAATAAATGCTCGGTGCGTTTGGGATCGACAGCATCGAAACCGGCTTTGTTATAGACATAGGCTGATTTCGGGTATTGGGTTAACCAACGCTGGGTTAAATCCACACCGTCCTTACGGCCGCCGAATTTATCGCTATCTTCCGGATCGGGGGTGGTATTGGGCAAAAACATGCTGCGGCCACCGCCCAACGCCACTTCCAGGCCGTTGCCATAGTCAAAATCCAGCAATTGTTTGGCGATGTCGCTGACCGTGGCGCCGGCCGGGATTTGCGCATCGGACTCCCAATCGCGCTCCGAAGTGTGCGCATAACACGCGGCGGGGGTGGCGTGAGTGACGCGGGCGGTTGACACCACGCCGGTTGACAGGCCTTTTTCCTCGGCTTGTTCCAGCAAGGTTTTCACCTTATAGGTATTAATCACATCGGCATTTTTTTCCTGTCGAGCCACCTGCATGCCTACCGACAATTCGCCGTCGTTGGTTTTCACGCCGGTAATCATTGCCGTCATAGTCGGCGCTGAATCAGGGGTTTGTTGGTTGGCGCTATAGGTTTTCGATAAGGCGACATAGGGTGCTTTTTCGAAACTCAGCGAATTTTCCTCGCCGCCACGATTATCGGGTTTGCGTTGCCCTTCCAAGATGCGCGCGGCGGTAATGGTGGAAATCCCCATGCCGTCGCCAACAAACAGAATCACATTTTTAGCGTACGCCTGATTGGCGACCAATCGCTCCGCCGCTTTAATCGCGTTTTCACCGGATTCCCGCCAGAACGCTGGCGTTTCCACTATGGGTTCGGCCAGTGGCGGGGTTGATGCAATGACCAACAAACCAGTCAACAGCAAGGCCTTGGATTGCTGATTCAGCATAAGATATTCCGTTAAATTTGGATGCCAGTTTAAGGTTTAAATCAATCGCCAATGCTCTCGACTGCATCAGCGGCCGGTTTGGGCGTATAGCCGGCGAACCAGCGGCGCCACCCGTACATCACCGTTAACAGCACCGCCAGCAGCGCAAACAGGCCTTTATCACCCAACACAACGTAAGGCGTCAGCCCGGTCATCGGCACGATTTGGTCGGTAATCGTCACGGTATTGAACAGTGGCGCTTGTTTGCGCAAGACACCGTCCGGGCCGACGAAGCCGGTAACGCCGGTATTGGTGGCGCGCACCAGATAACGGCCGGTTTCCAGCGCCCGCATCTGCGCCATTTGCATGTGCTGGTGCGGTTGCGAAGAATCGCCGAACCAGGCGTCATTGGTCATATTGACGATGTAGCCGGCCTCGGCGACTTGCCGCGCCACCAGTTCGCCAAACGCGTCTTCATAACAGATAGTCGTGACAAAAGCATGGCCGCCGGCGCTCAACAAGGTTTGCCGGTCGCCGCCGGCGGC harbors:
- a CDS encoding alkaline phosphatase, with the translated sequence MLNQQSKALLLTGLLVIASTPPLAEPIVETPAFWRESGENAIKAAERLVANQAYAKNVILFVGDGMGISTITAARILEGQRKPDNRGGEENSLSFEKAPYVALSKTYSANQQTPDSAPTMTAMITGVKTNDGELSVGMQVARQEKNADVINTYKVKTLLEQAEEKGLSTGVVSTARVTHATPAACYAHTSERDWESDAQIPAGATVSDIAKQLLDFDYGNGLEVALGGGRSMFLPNTTPDPEDSDKFGGRKDGVDLTQRWLTQYPKSAYVYNKAGFDAVDPKRTEHLLGLFERSHMEYEHDRLSDKGGEPSLTEMTEKAIDILSKNKKGYLLMVEAGRIDHAHHAGNAYRALTEAVELSNAVRKALEKTNPKDTLIVVTADHSHTFTIAGYPQRGNPIMGLVKQAGEAGLAKDSNGLPYATLGYANGPGYRGANGRPDLSMVDTAHPDFLQEAAVPLALETHAAEDVAIFAFGPKAHLFHGVQEQSYIYQVMAHALKFKAGR